The following nucleotide sequence is from Synechococcus sp. CBW1004.
TCTTGTTCTTCGGGCCATCAGCCACCAGGGCATCTGTTGTTCCCATGCTGCTTAACGTCAAGGCCGGCACGGTCAAAGCCCTGCCAATGAGCCAGAGCGGCGACATTCTTGAGGTGGAATGGGCCCCGGATTCAACCTCGCTGAGAACCAAGATTCTAGATGGAAATAATGGGATGATTGCGTCCATCGATATCAAGTCAGGCGCCACCACCTTGCTCGCGAGGGCTTCGGTGGACTGGAATTCAGAATCGCCAACATTCAGAACATTCAGCTTCAGCGATCAGGGCGACTTTCTTTATCTTAAAGAGGCACCCACGTCTCCGGCGGATCTCTGGCTCCGTCGATCGGGAGAGGGGCGGAAGCTGACAGCGCTCAATCCAGAGATACAAGATCTCAGGTTGTCTCCGATCGAAGAGGTGACATGGCGGAACAAGGATGACAACGAAGTGATCCATGGAATGCTGATCAAGCCAGGCGAGAAGACTTCCAGAGCGCCCTTGCCGCTGATCACGCTGATCCATGGCGGTCCCTATTGGGCCTGGTGGAATGGCTGGCAGGAGGGTTACATCGGCTGGGGACAGTTTCTGGCTTCCCACGGTTACGCGGTCTTTCTGCCAAACCCAAGAGGATCGAGAGGCGGTGGGACCGAATATGCGGACGCAATTGTTGGCGATTTAGGGGGAGTTGACTATGTCGACATCATGAGCGGAATCGATGCACTGATTTCGTCTGGAATAGCCGATCCCGAGCGCCTTGGTATTGGCGGTTTCAGTTATGGGGGATTCATGACTCCATGGGCCATCACGCAAACGAGTCGTTTCAAGGTCGCTGTCGCGGGAGGAGTTGTAGCGAACTGGAAAACATTCTGGAACACAACGATCATACCCGGAATGTTTACGACGCTCCTGAAGGGAACTCCCCAGGAGAACCCAGGGCTCTATGCCGAGCGATCGCCAGTGAATCAAGCCCAGCATGCGTCAACGCCAACTCTGATCTACCAAGGCACTGCCGACCTGCAAACGCCAGTCGGGCAGGCCCGGGAGCTGTATGCAGCGCTGAAAAAGAACAAGGTTCCAACCGAACTCATACTCTTCGAAGGAGAAGGTCACTACTTCGAAGATCGAAATAACACGGTCAAGCTGATGGAGAGCGTCCTGCAGTGGTTTGATCGGTATTTGAAATAGCTGCTGCTCGCAGCTTGGCGGGAGGAAGCGGCGAGGATCGTTCTGGCCCGCATCGATGATGTGAGCGGCTGGCAGGTCTCGACCTGGTCATCGACCATGGCCAGCCTGCCCAATCAGACCGTTGGGCCGCCTTACCGGATCATGGCTGCCGCTGCCGCATGCTGACGGAGTCAGTGACCTGTCCATGGCATCCATCGGTGTCGGCTCCAGTTCCCAGGCCGAGCTCCATCAGCCGGGCTGGACGCTTCATTCCCCGCAGGAGACTCGGGCATGAGCCCATCACCGCCACAGCACAACAGAGCCATCGCCTGGGTCGATGGCCGCTGGGGCGCTCCGGCGGAGCTCAGCGTCCCTCTGACTGACCGCGGTCTGCAGCTGGCCGATGGCCTGTTCGAGACCGTGCTGGTGGAAACGGGGCGCCCCCAGCTGCTGGAGGAGCACCTGCTGCGCTGGCGCCAGGGCGCCGCCCTGCTGGGGCTGGCCGATCCGCCCGATCAGCTCTGGCTCACCCCGCTGATTGCAGAGGCCATCGCGCGGGCAGGCCTGGCCCACGCGGGCAGCGGAGCTCTGCGGCTCACCTGGACCCGCGGAGACAGTGACGGCCGGGGCATCGAGCTGCCCGCCGATGGCCGTGCTGCCCGCCATCGCTTCTGGCTGCAGCTCACTGCGATCACCCCCGCCTTCGACCCCTGCACGGTGATCATCAGTCGCCACGAGCGGCGCAACGCCGAGAGCCGCCTCAGCCGATGCAAGACCCTCGCCTATGGCCAGGCCATTCAGGCCCGCCAGGAAGCCCGCCAGGCCGGGGCCGAGGAGGCGCTGCTGCTCAGCACCAATGGCAGCCTCTGTTGCGGCACCACCGCCAACCTGCTGGTCCGCCGCCAGGGCCACTGGCTGACGCCACCCCTGACCAGCGGCTGTCTGCCCGGTGTGATGCGCGGCCGTGCCCTGGAGCTGGGCCTGGTGGCAGAAGCCCGGCTGGAGGCCACGCCCCAGCCCGGCGATCGCTGGCTGCTGCTCAACAGCCTGGGCTGCCGCCCGATCCGTTCCGGCGACGGCCTCCTCCTTCAGGCGATGACGCCTGCGGACGCGGAACGGTTCTGGCGCGCGTTGCTCTGAGATGTTCCGCCAGTCGGGGCCGACGCGATGCAAAAAAAGCCCCCGTGGCCGGAGGGGCCTGCGGGGGCAGCGGCATCAGGATCAGCGTCAGGCGCCCGGCGCTGGGCTCAGTTGCAGCCCTGCACCGAGATGCGGTAGGTGAAGCCGGTGGCGGCCATGTTGCTACTGGCACCCACCTTGAAGTTCACCTGGCTCACCGTCTTGCCGGGCACCGCCGAGGCATCCCACTGGCGACCGGTGCCCATCTGGGGAGCGAAGTTCTCGTTGATCACCTGCAGGTTGGAGCCATCGGTGAACTTGAGATAGCCCTGGATCGGATAGGTGGCGCTCACCGACGAATCGGCGGTGAAGAAGAACTTGAAGAAGCTGTAGGGCTGGGTGACGTAGAAGTCGGTGTTCCAGTTGGGACGGCCCAGCGGATTGCCGGGGCTGATCGTCTTGGTGACAATGTTGGTGGTGCCATTGCCGCCCACCGGGGAGAGGAACTGGCAGGTCTGGGCGCGGGCCGGCAGGCTGCTCAGGCCCGCCAGCCCGCAGGCCAGCAGCGACAGGGGCAGCAGGCGGGTGCGACGGGGCGCGTGGGGGCTGGGAGTGGGGCGGGTCATGGGGTCCGAGAATCAGCCTCCAGCATCTCAGCCAGGCTGGCGGGGGTCGTCAACAAGCGGTCTCGAGGGCTCATTTGCAGCCCTGCACCGAGATGCGGTAGGTGAAGCCTGTGGCGGCCATGTTGTCGGTGGCTCCCACCTTGATGTTCACCTGGTTCACCATCTTGCCGGGATAGCCGGCGACGCGGATCGAGCCGCCGGTGCCGGGGGTGGGGGTGAAGTTGCTGTTGTAGACCTGCAGGTTCGAACCGTCACTGAACTTCAGATAGGACTGGATCGGATAGGTGGCGCTCACCGAGGAGTTGGCCGTGAAGAACAGCTTGAAATAGCGGTACTGCTGGGTGACGTAGAAGTCGGTGTTCCAGTTCGGCCGGCCGAAGGGCAGGGGATTGCCGGGGCTGACCGTCTTGGTGACGATCGGCGTCACGCCGTTGCCGCCCACCGGGTTGAGGAAGGTGCAGGTCTCCGCCAAGGCCGGCACGGGGCTGAGGCTGATCAGGCCGCAGGTGAGCAGCGCCAGGGGCGGCAGCCGGCGGTGCCGGGCGGTTGCGGCGGGGCGCTCAGGGTGAGTCAGGCGCATCGCGGAAACGGGTAAGCGTGGCTCTGTCATTTCAGCGATCCCGGCGGATGCGGGCCACGGTCGGGAGCCGGCTGTCGGTGGTGCTGCCAGGGGCTGTGACGTCGCCCCAGGCGGTGGCGCCGGGGTGGCGTGGGCCCGGTCCGGCCCGCCAGGGACCGCTCCTCGTCGGGGTGGTCAGGCAATGGCGCACTCGCCTCCGGCCCCGGCGCGCTTCAGACGCTGAGGAAGCGCTGCAGCATCTCGCCGCTGAGATCGGCCGTGGCGCCACTGGCGACCACGCCTCCCTTCTGCATCGCGTAATACCAGTCGGACTGGCGCACGAAGCTGGCGTGGTGCTCCACCAGCAGCACGCCGATCGAGGTTTCGCGCAGGATGCGCGCCACGGCCCGCTGGATGTCAAGCACCACCGAGGGCTGGATGCCTTCGGTGGGTTCATCGAGCAGCAGCAGCCGCGGCTTGCCGAGCAGGGCCCGGGCGATCGCCAGCTGTTGCTGCTGGCCGCCGGAGAGGTCGCCGCCGCGCCGGGCCAGGAACTTCTCGAGGATCGGGAACAGCTCGAATACCAGCGGATCGATGTGGCGGTGGCGGCTGATGCCGCCCGGCCTTGCCTCCAGGCCCAGCAGCAGGTTCTCCTTCACCGTCAGCTGGGGGATGATCTCGCGGCCCTGGGGCACATAGCCGACGCCGGCGAGGGCGCGGCGGTGGGGCGGCAGGGCTGAGAGCTCCTGGCCGTCGAGGCTGATGCTGCCGCTGCGCTGGCGCAGCAGGCCGATGATCGTCTTGAGCAGGGTGGTCTTGCCGACACCGTTGAGGCCGATCAGACAGGCCATCTGACCGGGCGCGATCGAGAGATCGACGTTGCGCAGGATGTGGCTCTCGCCGTAGTAGACGTTCAGATCGCGGATGGTCAGCAGGTGGCCGTTCTCCCCGGCAGGGGGGTGGACGGTGCGGGCTGGGGCGGTGGTGCTCATCGCGGGCTCCTGATCGTGGTCTCCATGTCCATGCGTCCTGATGGCTGTGATCGCTGGGTCATGCCGGGTGGGGTGTGGTCCCCCTCAGCCGCTGGGTCCGGGCCCAGCGGTCCTGATCGGCGCAGGGGTGGTGGCTGATGCCTGGGGAGATGCTCATGGCGAGCTGCCGGCCGCGTGCTCCTCATCCGGAGCGCCCAGGTAGACCTCGATCACGCGCGGATCGCTCTGCACCTGCGCCATGTCTCCCTCGCAGAGCACATGGCCCTCGTGAAGCACGGTGACCGGGCAGTTGAGGTTGCGGATGAAGTCCATGTCGTGCTCGATCACCAGCACTGTGTGATCACCCGCCAGGCTGCGCAGCAGGGCGCCGGTGCGTTCGGTCTCCTCATCGGAGAGGCCTGCCACCGGTTCATCCACCAGCAGCAGATCGGGATCCTGGGCGAGCAGCATGGCGATCTCCAGCCACTGCTTCTGACCGTGCGAAAGACTGCCGGCCAGCTGGTCGGCATGGGCCTCGAGGCCCACCACCGCCAGCAGTTGCTGCACCCGATCCCGCTGGGCGGGGCTGAGCTTGCCGAACAGCAGGGTGAAGGGCGAATGGCTGCCCTTGACGGCCAGCTCCAGATTGCGGCGTGGCGTCAGGTTCTGGTAGACGCGCGGCGTCTGGAACTTGCGTCCGATGCCGAGACGGGCGATCTGGTGTTCGCTGCGGCCCACCAGCGAGCGGCCGCGAAAGCGCACGTCGCCCTTGGTGGGTTTCACCTTGCCGGTGATCACATCAAGGAAGGTGGTCTTGCCGGCGCCGTTGGGGCCGATCACCGCCCGCAGCTCACCGGGGGTGAGCCTGAGGTTGAGGTCGTTGAGGGCCCAGAAGCCGTCAAAGCTGACGCTCACGCCCTCCAGCTCGAGCAGGCTGCTCATGGGGTGCCTCCGTGGTCAGGGGTGGTCGGCGCAGCCTCGTGGCCGCGGCCTTCTAGCAGACGCTTCTCGGCCTGCACTGCCGGATCGAGATCGAGTTCCGGATAGGTGGGCGCCAGCGGCGGCCAGCCGACCATCGCCTGGATGTGGCGCGGTCCTCCCTGAAGCCACCAGCCCACGACGCCATCGGGCAGGGCGGTGACCACCAGCAGGAACAGACCCCCCTGGATGAACAGCCAGGTTTCGGGAAGCTGCTCGCTGATCAGGCTCTTGGCATAGTTGATCAGCACGGCGCCCAGCACGGCTCCGATCAGGGTGCCTCGACCGCCGACCGCCACCCAGATCACCATCTCGATCGAGAAGGGCACCGCCATGTACTGGGGGCTGACGATGCCGGACTGCACGGTGTAGAGGGCGCCGCTGATGCCCGACAGGGCACCGGCCACCGTGAACACCAGGGTCTTGTAGGCGGTGGGGTTGTAGCCCGTGAAGCGCAGCCGCGGTTCGTCATCGCGCACGGCGACCAGCGCATCACCGAAGCGGCCGCGGGTGAGCCAGCGGCATAGGAACCAGGCGCCGATCAC
It contains:
- a CDS encoding S9 family peptidase, which codes for MNTPNQEPSPRWLSRRTIWIKALDQDQEWNQPFTDLAESWSPAWSPDGRRMAFLARRTKRSAEPGAAESAQIFLADADGSNPTPLTTLRHGVQAFRWAPDSQTIAFIALAEQEGGAEVSGAGTPTLFSVNVHRKLARPALKDGEHLIDFSWGPDASTLAVLRNTATGHEGWFAKKSLSLVDIASQRAIKDFTVDTGFSTLIRWSPDGQHVLFFGPSATRASVVPMLLNVKAGTVKALPMSQSGDILEVEWAPDSTSLRTKILDGNNGMIASIDIKSGATTLLARASVDWNSESPTFRTFSFSDQGDFLYLKEAPTSPADLWLRRSGEGRKLTALNPEIQDLRLSPIEEVTWRNKDDNEVIHGMLIKPGEKTSRAPLPLITLIHGGPYWAWWNGWQEGYIGWGQFLASHGYAVFLPNPRGSRGGGTEYADAIVGDLGGVDYVDIMSGIDALISSGIADPERLGIGGFSYGGFMTPWAITQTSRFKVAVAGGVVANWKTFWNTTIIPGMFTTLLKGTPQENPGLYAERSPVNQAQHASTPTLIYQGTADLQTPVGQARELYAALKKNKVPTELILFEGEGHYFEDRNNTVKLMESVLQWFDRYLK
- a CDS encoding aminotransferase class IV, producing the protein MSPSPPQHNRAIAWVDGRWGAPAELSVPLTDRGLQLADGLFETVLVETGRPQLLEEHLLRWRQGAALLGLADPPDQLWLTPLIAEAIARAGLAHAGSGALRLTWTRGDSDGRGIELPADGRAARHRFWLQLTAITPAFDPCTVIISRHERRNAESRLSRCKTLAYGQAIQARQEARQAGAEEALLLSTNGSLCCGTTANLLVRRQGHWLTPPLTSGCLPGVMRGRALELGLVAEARLEATPQPGDRWLLLNSLGCRPIRSGDGLLLQAMTPADAERFWRALL
- the urtE gene encoding urea ABC transporter ATP-binding subunit UrtE, which translates into the protein MSTTAPARTVHPPAGENGHLLTIRDLNVYYGESHILRNVDLSIAPGQMACLIGLNGVGKTTLLKTIIGLLRQRSGSISLDGQELSALPPHRRALAGVGYVPQGREIIPQLTVKENLLLGLEARPGGISRHRHIDPLVFELFPILEKFLARRGGDLSGGQQQQLAIARALLGKPRLLLLDEPTEGIQPSVVLDIQRAVARILRETSIGVLLVEHHASFVRQSDWYYAMQKGGVVASGATADLSGEMLQRFLSV
- the urtD gene encoding urea ABC transporter ATP-binding protein UrtD; the protein is MSSLLELEGVSVSFDGFWALNDLNLRLTPGELRAVIGPNGAGKTTFLDVITGKVKPTKGDVRFRGRSLVGRSEHQIARLGIGRKFQTPRVYQNLTPRRNLELAVKGSHSPFTLLFGKLSPAQRDRVQQLLAVVGLEAHADQLAGSLSHGQKQWLEIAMLLAQDPDLLLVDEPVAGLSDEETERTGALLRSLAGDHTVLVIEHDMDFIRNLNCPVTVLHEGHVLCEGDMAQVQSDPRVIEVYLGAPDEEHAAGSSP